A segment of the Drosophila gunungcola strain Sukarami chromosome 2R unlocalized genomic scaffold, Dgunungcola_SK_2 000020F, whole genome shotgun sequence genome:
AATTACCAAGCCATAGAGCTTTTTATACTTAATTGATTATTTACGAATTGTATGAGTATAAAAAAGTTTGTCCAAaagggttttgttttttttttatataataacttttaagttatattttgttgtatattcccttacaaaatataaaacaatattaatgaatttataCCAAgtgtaaaaaacatttatttagatttCTGTTAGTGTACTTGTTTCCTCTTTTAATCCACTACTCCACGGTTTTTACGGGGTATCATGAGTTCCATTGGGGAAACACAGGTGTTGACTGGGTTGTGCTGCCTCCCAGGTAGCGTAAATCCCTTTGGGAGCTACCTTCGGATGTTTGGATGTTTGGGTGAGGTGCCAGTGGTGCCAGTGGTGgtggtttcaattatttgcACAGTCTACAGTCAACAGCCCACCAACGCCTGCGGGCCTCAAATGGTTAGCTAACTCGTGTATTCTACATGCCACTTAATAAGCAATACAAGGACTCCAACGCAGATACTTTACGCTCGTTTACGgctttactttaaatatgtaCAATTAATTTCGTTTGCTGGCAATGAATATGAGAAAAGGCACATGTTCTCTCTCACTTTCCctttaaaattagatttaaattaaatcaggAGTGGCTAATTTGTATGAATCGAAAACACTACCCAAATTTAGACATGCCTGGATGTCGTTTATGAACAattctttattgttttcattggTTTGGCGAGATGATAACAACAAGCAAATGTGTGGTGTTGGGTGTccttgtttctgtttctgttgcttGGAGGCATGCATGGTGTCGCCACAAACTGGCATCTTATGTGGATTGTGGTGCTGGTGATCCGAATCCTAATACTGGATCTAAGTGATTCTACCTGGGAGTACGAGGACGGGCGATGCGATGTGGGTGGATATGTGACGTCGATGGCGATGGTGATGGCTTTGGTGATCTGGGGACACTTAAAATTGGATAAAGCGGTACGGGTTGTAGCTTTTCATCTCGTCCAGGGTGTAGCGGTATCGGATGCCCTTCGAGGGCTCCTCCTCGGAGCCATTGGAGTCgccctcctcctcgtcgtggATCTCGTTGAGTCGCTCCACCCGGATGCCCTTCATCTGGCAGGCGCGGCGATACAGCTGCTCCTCGCGATCCATGTAGAACTGGCAGGACAGGGCGTGGTGCGGAATGGACGGCGGATGGGCCATCGGATGGGCCCCGAATGGAGCACCACCTGGGGCGCCAAAGGCCGCCGGGGCGAACCAGTTGTTGGCCAGTCCGCCACCGGCCACCAGCTTCACCGTTTGGGTCTCTGTGGGATTGTGGGATTGTGTTATTGTGGGATTGGGTAACAGTTGCAAGTAGTTCTATGGCCCACTAACCCTTAGACTTACCCTTGTTCTTCTGGGCCATCTTGATGACCAGGCCTTGACCCTCGGCGGCTTCCATTTGGTATCGATTTTGAAGAATCCTTGGAGGGCTTACGAATAATTTAATCGCCTAATGTACAATTCgtacaatttgtaattttgtacaACAATTTGTGTTGACGAACGATCGTAAAATGAGAGATTTATGCCCTTAGTGCCTGGCAGATGACAACAAATTGTGACAGTTCAACGCCAGGGTAACTAGatttcgatttatttattcgcccAGTATCAGTGTTGGAAAAAAGTACATTACTGAACTCGGGGTTTCTCCACCTTATTCTTGCTTTTTTGCCAGCTGGGCAAACAGAATCGATATGAGTTCCTTTTTTTGGCACCCGATTGATTGGCAAAGTTTTTTGTTGGCCGCGGCCGCGATGTAATTAGAAACTTTGGCTCCAACTTTTGACTTGACAGAGGAAATGGGAAGGGAAAAAGGGAGGTCCACCCCAAAAATaacgaaaagaaaagttatggcgaAGCTCGCTCCAATTAGCAGCAATGCTCACGCCCCTTTAATAAGTAAATTCCAATAATTGCAGGATCCTGCAGAAGGCGCTGCGCCATCAGCACATCAACATCAACTGCATGGACCCCTTGGGCCGGCGAGCCCTCACCCTGGCGATAGACAACGAGAACCTGGAGATGGTCGAGCTGCTCGTCGTCATGGGGGTGGAGACCAAGGACGCCCTGCTGCACGCCATCAATGCGGAGTTCGTCGAGGCCGTGGAGCTGCTGCTCGAGCACGAGGAGCTCATCTACAAGGAGGGCGAGCAATACGTAAGTCACTCCGCAGGCACTTAAAGAAATTATGCGCCACTGGATGTCAAATTTAGTAGGCAGTACGAAAATACAGTCATTCTATAAGGAACCGAACAAAATCGTTCCTtaagacttttatttttaggagACTATAGTCATAGAATAGAGTCATTATATAGGGAACCAAACAAAATCGTTCTTCTATCTACACTGACGTTcattttaaaacatcaaaaatgtgtagttattaaacaattcaataactaaaaataaaaaataaaataaacttattaatttatcGGTTTATCCTACAAAGTGGGTAGAAAAcagacaaattaaaaataaaataccactaacctttttaaaataaaattctttaataataattattttcggtGCCTgctttttattcatttaaatttagttaaaactGGCAATTAAAACATGagtaaaggaaaaaataaatgtgttttcaacaaaaaatgtacatccttaaaaattctaaaaacaaaattccaaCTTTCGATTACTTGGTTTAATATATCACCATTGTGATCAGTAAAAATCACAACCCGATTAAATTCCGTAGACATTGTTTTCGACAATGTCGTTGaaactaaaaaatgttttaactaGGAAGGCAGcaatttttctctctgtgtatCCTTTGTTTTGTCTGCTGTGCTCAGCTAATTTGTGGCCCACATTGTCGTCTGTGGGCGGTTTAGGCCCGGTAAGTGGAAGCTAACACGATTTTAATCAGTTTCCGTGTGAGGGGCGCTGGGTGTTTGGATTGCTCGAAAGGGTCCCATCCCGTCGGGATCATCTTCGCCATTGGGCACGTACTCGCAGCATCTCAACTCTCGAGCGATTGGGAGTGTGCGATAAGCGGCCAACGACCAAGAACCCCCTCCGATGCACCCACTCCTTCAGGACTTTGAGGACGTTCAGGACATCTAGTACCTCCCCGGTATAAGGCTTTCGCTTATTGCGAATAAAGTCGTCTGGGCCTCCGTCGGGCTCATATTTATGCACACAGGCACGCTTCATTAGGCAGCCATTGGGCGCTGTTGGAGCGTGAAAATTACTATTGTAGCGCATATGCAATAAAACGTTTAACAGGCTTAATAACATCCACAAGCGATGGAGACAACGCACTTGGTTTGGGACTCTGAACAGTTGCTGGAATGTTTTCGGGTCAATTTTGGAGGAAGTCGGCCACCGAGATTGATAAACCTTAGAGTGGTCTAGAAAGCAAATGAGAAAAATATGAAGAATGCTATCTGAATAGgtcgaaatttattttcaggaccacgtaaatttttaaaccaatttaagataaataaataatgcatttattaaatcataattaaaaactattagaCTCCCGTTAGTCAGCTAACCAATttcaaagtaataaaaatCTCCCCTGGATATAAGGTGGTTTAAGGTGGCGTTATCTTACCGggaaatattaatgaataCTCTTAACTCCAAAAATAATGTATAGATTGGAAAATCTCTTGTATGAGTGGATATATATTGACCGAACAAACTTTaaagctgaaataaaaaattatcacGTTATTGCCATAATTCCTATTTCATAGCCCCTGCATGAATGCGTTTATTGAATGTAATTGGATTCCTTAGCCTATAAGTAGGAGTGCTACgcttaatttatataatatttatgtttataattaatatttaatttaaaatttcttaccCCAGAGTTGGCAAAAGGTGGACATCAACACGGCGATGTTTGCGCCGGATATCACACCTTTAATGCTGGCCGCCCACAAGAATAACTTTGAGATACTGCGGATTTTGTTGGATCGCGGAGCAGCGGTGCCCGTGCCACATGACATACGGTTAGTTGAAAAGAGATACATAATATATACCCCATTATTTAATGCTGATATACATTAGTATAAATCTCGGCAGTTGCGGCTGTGAGGAGTGCGTCCGCTTGACGACGGAGGACTCCTTGAGGCACTCGCTGTCCAGGGTGAACATCTACCGGGCGCTGTGCAGTCCCTCGCTGATCTGCCTCACCTCCAACGACCCCATACTCACCGCCTTCCAGTTGTCCTGGGAACTGAGGAACCTGGCCCTCACCGAGCAGGAGTGCAAGTCGGAGTACATGGACCTGCGACGGCAGTGCCAGAAGTTCGCCGTCGATCTGCTGGACCAGACCCGCACCTCCAACGAGCTGGCCATCATCCTGAACTACGATCCGCAGATGTCGAGCTACGAGCCGGGCGACCGGATGAGTTTGACCCGCCTGGTGCAGGCCATTTCCTACAAGCAGAAGAAGGTATTTTCGGGATGGGCCTCCGTCAGTTGAAATCCCGCCTGCTAAAATTCCTCCATTTCGCTCCCGCAGTTCGTGGCGCATTCGAATATCCAGCAATTACTGTCCTCGATTTGGTATGACGGCCTCCCCGGATTCCGGCGCAAGAGCATCGTGGACAAAGTCATCTGCATCGGCCAGGTAGCCGTGCTCTTCCCGCTCTACTGCCTCATCTACATGTGCGCCCCGAATTGCCGGACGGGCCAATTGATGCGAAAGCCCTTTATGAAATTCCTGATCCATGCCTCCTCCTATTTGTTCTTCCTGTGTGAGTATGTCGAGTGCGGTGGTGCACGGAGTAAACAGAATGTGCTGAGTTTCAGGCAGATTCGGTAGCTGGGTACTCTTAAATGCTCCTTTATTTGTTAGTACTTGCAATCAATTCGTTTTAACgatattcaatttatattttagtatgactaaaaaaatgccaaaagagCCTAAGCTTCACATTATATTTCGTTTAATAACTAAATCAGATAACTTAAAAAAGatgatattaaatatttaaaatatactccACAACCTATCAAAAAccttttatataatttttctttactAAACTATAGCCATTACAATCCCTATTTGCAATCGAAATTCAAGCTCTAAGCAAAGGACATATGTGGCAGAATAAAATTAAGCTTTTGGCGGCTTATGCCAAGAATTATTTGATATGATTCGTCGCGTACAACTTTAAGGGCAGCAGGGATCGGTTCTTTTGTGACAACATCCCGAGCTGTGGACTCATTGTTATTTGCTTTGCAGTCATCTTGATTCTGGTGTCGCAGCGGGCGGACGATGACTTTGTGCGCATCTTGGGAACGGCCAGGATGAAGAAGGAGTTGGCGGAGCAGGAGCTGCGTCAGCGGGGCCAGGCGCCCAGCAAACTGGAGCTCATTGTGGTGCTCTACGTGGTCGGCTTCGTGTGGGAGGAGGTGCAGGAGATATTTGCCGTGGGCATGAAGAGCTATTTGCGTAACATGTGGAACTTCATCGACTTCCTGCGCAACAGTCTCTACGTGAGTGTGATGTGTTTGAGGTGAGTTGGGCAGGCCCTTCGGTGACGTCATGGTAATCTCCTGTTCATTTCCGGCCTCCAGAGCCTTTGCCTACATCCAACAGACCACGGAAATAGCCAGGGATCCGCAGATGGCGTATATACCGCGCGAAAAGTGGCACGACTTCGATCCCCAGCTCATTGCCGAAGGACTCTTTGCGGCGGCCAATGTCTTCTCGGCCTTGAAGCTGGTCCACCTGTTCAGCATCAATCCGCATTTGGGTCCGCTGCAGATCTCCCTCGGACGCATGGTCATCGACATTGTGAAGTTCTTCTTCATCTACACGTTGGTTCTGTTCGCCTTCGCCTGCGGCCTCAACCAGCTGCTGTGGTACTTTGCCGCCCTGGAGAAGAGCAAGTGCTATGTGCTGCCGGGCGGCGAGGCGGACTGGGGCTCCCACGGCGACTCCTGCATGAAATGGCGCCGCTTTGGCAAGTAAGTCCAGTCAGCAGGCCAATTATCCTGCGGTCAGTTATCCTGCCAATTATCCTGCCCACTCATGGCATCCTGCTAACTCAATGTCCTTCCTTGGCCCACGCAGCCTGTTCGAGTCCTCGCAGTCGCTGTTCTGGGCCAGCTTCGGCATGGTGGGTCTGGATGACTTCGAGCTCAGCGGCATCAAGTCGTATACGCGATTCTGGGGACTGCTCATGTTCGGCTCGTACAGCGTCATCAATGTGATTGTGCTGCTCAACCTGCTCATCGCCATGATGTCCAATTCGTATGCCATGATTGATGTGAGTCGCGTCTTTTTCTCTACCCACTTCAAGGGGTTATGTTAAGGTAAGCTTCGTTGTTTTTGCAGGAGCACTCGGACACCGAATGGAAGTTCGCCCGCACCAAGCTGTGGATGAGCTACTTCGAGGACAGCGCCACCCTGCCGCCGCCTTTCAACGTCCTGCCCTCCGTCAAGTGGCTCATCAGGGTGTTCCGCAAGTCCAGCAAGACCATCGATCGCCAGCGCTCCAAGGTGAGTCTTGAAGGCCTTTTTTATGATTGACTGATTTTAATTTGGggacaattttaattaattgcatgACAAGCTATTTCACTTTTTaagttgatttaattttttatatatgaaaaaaagaaCGCGTTTGCTATTTAGCAGTgctatttgttttgttgtaaaaGTATTCTATGACAATCatagtaataaaaacaatagcaaTAAAGACAATAGATATAGTCAAGTCTGTTCAAGTGTgttcatattaaaaaattaacaataaacgGACTTAAACGAACCACTTTTCCATTCAAGCAGAAGCgacaggagcaggagcagttCAGCAAGTATGACAACATAATGCGCTCCTTGGTCTGGCGATATGTGGCCGCCATGCACCGCAAGTTCGAGGACAACCCCGTGTCGGAGGACGACATTAATGAGGTGAAGAGCGACATCAACACGATGCGTTACGAAATGCTCGAGATATTCGAGAACAGCGGCATGGATGTCTCCTCGGCCAACAAAAAGGAGCGGCGTGAGTGCAGCTTTATCCACTCAAATAGCTATGAGATTCTTAAAATCCAAGCCTTTTTTAGAGCGACGACCAAGGCGAAtaaaagtgtgggaacgacGGCTGATGAAGGGCTTCCAGGTGGCGCCGATGCAAAGTAGCTGCGAACTGGATGCCTTTGCGAATGTCAACGGGCAGGGGGAAATGCGGGAGGTTAAGGTGGAGGCCATGCCCTCGAAGCCGGACAAGGAGACGGCCAGGGAGCGTTTCCAGCGGGTTGCCCGAACCGTGCTCCTCCAGTCCACGGCCCACAAGTGGAACATGGTGCTCCGGGCCGCCCAGGACTCCCAGATTGGCCGCTGCACCAAGAACGAGCGTCAGAGCCTACACAATCTGGGCCGGGCCATCGAGGAAGCCAAGAGGTGGGGTTATACAATCAAGGCTAAGAtcccatttaaaaatgtaacccCTCTTACAGGCTAATAATGCTCAATCCGGGCTGCTCCTCCGGTCGTGAGTCGCCCATTCGCATTGAGTTCGAGGACGAGAAGACGAGCACCTTGCTGGAGCTGCTCAACCAAATCAGTGCCGAGATCAGTGATAGCGAAAGGCCCAAGGTCAAGCCCGTCTGGCGGCCACCGCTGAAGTCCGTGCCTGCCCGGGCCATGGCGGCCAATAATGTGAGATCCCTCACAGCTCCCGAGCTGAAGATTGGCCGGAAGTCCTCACTAGCACTAACTCCAGTTGGCACTCCTGGACACAGTGCACTGAGAAGTCGGGAGCTACAGCTGTGCCCCAGCAAACTCATAACTGCTCCGCCCAAGAAATCAGCACCCTCAGCGCCAGTTGCTGCTCCAGCCTCAACCTTCAAGGGATCCACCCAAAAACCCTTCATCCGCAGCTCAGATGGTGTGCCAACCGGCAGTTCCAACTTCGACATCCACGTGGTCGATCTGGACGAGAAGCGCGGGGATAATGTTTCCGACATCAGCTCCATTGCCAGCACGAGTCCCCAGCGATTAAAGCATCCAAACTGAATGTGATTGTGGCATGGTCACAGGTGATAAATGGGTCCACTTGATGCCTTCCAAATAGCCATACTATTGTATCTAACTATTAACAAggaataaattatttagacAAATAAGCTTCGAGTTTCGAGCTTCAGCTTAACTTATGGGAATCTAATTTCCAAATGTGCCCCAACCATCCCAATCCACCATTTACATAGACAGCCATACCCATGACGGACCCTCCTCCGGGTCTTAACTTTCTTTCCGGTGAAAGCGTGCGTGAACTCCTGAGCCGCAAGCATCAAAGGCAATTGAGACACAAACATAAACAAGTCGCCGGATAAACGCTGCTTTTAGGGGCCAAAAAGAGAAAgaattataaattcaatttgatgTCATATCAATTGATTTTGGGCACATCTTTTTGCTCCAATGCTGCTGACAATTCCCATAGCATCGGAGGGATCTGCTACATAAATACAGATGCGGTCAAAATTATAGTAGTTTTTTAGCATATAAATATTAACCATAAATACTTtcgaagattttttttattttttcgtgaAGCTAACACTATAATCTTAATggggcaaatataaaaatccacataacattcttattaaaaaaaaaaatttgattaaaaatattaatttaattttttaaaataggtgagatattaaaaccattttcaTTACAATAAAACGGACCgagttgtgtttttttttttattcaaaatgtgaaaagtaaattttaagaaaaattattatctctaaaaaactaaatcagtTTTGAAGGGTGGTCCtatgtttttaagcattttatattttcccaCCACTATTATTCTGACCCTGCTGTAGAAAGAGGCTGAGGTGGTCCTTGGCCATGCTGACTGCGGCTggcatttgattttgatgaCGCGTGGCACTTTGAAATTTATGCGCCACTCTAAGCACACTTTGTATGCGCCCAATGCCTTGGAAAGATGATGAACGCTCGAAGTTTCAGtacgtgtgcgtgtgtgtgtttgtttttcttttggggCAATGTTTCAGGAGTTTGTGTGTTTTGCATGAAACTTGATGCTTTTCGCTGACACCCACCAAGAATAAACGCAGGTATTTGGGCTTCCCAGCCGGCATTAAGGCAAATATAAATGGCATTTTTCCCTTGCTTTTTACGGCAGTGTGGGCACTAATATATGTTAATGTGATTAGGTTGCACATAATTCAGCAGATGCAAACGGTGACATGATGAGCCGGATATTTATGCTTAGCTAAACTTTCGGCCAGCGGGGAAACATGATATTTGCCAAGTACATTTGGCATTCCGGAAACGTTTTGTATCCAATTACCTGCTGAATGCCAAAAAGCCAGCCGAGAAATTcgaaaattccaaaaattccGTTTATTTACACAAATTCTCTTGAATTCCCGACAACATACGAGCTGTCATTATTTCGCTAGGCAGACAAATGTACACTGAGATGGGCTAGTTTTGGGTTATAATTACACAGTACACTTAGCCTAAGATTCAAGCATTTGGATTGCAGATGCGATTGTTATGGGGCGGCGGCGGATGAGGAGATGGTACATTATGCATTCGTGCGGGCCAGCTTCAGTCGCACGGCGATGCGCTTGCACTTCCACATGAGCTGCGTCTCCAGGATGCTGAAGGACATGGCCACCAGGACGAGGCCGAGCAGCAGGTAGGCGCAGCAGGCGTACAGCTGCAGCTCCGGTCCGTTGAAGCTGCGGGCGGGCACGAAATCGCCGTAGCCAATGGTCGACAGGGTCACAAAGCAGAAGTATGCCCCGTCCACCAGCGACCAGTTCTCCCATAGGGCAAAGACCACGGTGCCCACGCAGATGTAGCAGGCCAGGATGAGCAGCACCAGGCTGATGGGCACCTGCCGTCCCTCCGCCGAGTCCTGAGTCCGAGTCCTCATCATCCTCTTCCTCCGAGTCCTCCGCCCCGCGGCACTCCGCCGAGTCGCAGCGGTAGCGCAGCTTCTTCAGCACGAACTGCTCGCTGCCGTGCTGCATGTACTCCTCGTCGTCGGAGGTCTCCGTGTTGTTGGCCGTCGTGCTGTCGTACAGCGTTCCGGAGGCGTTTCTGTGGCAGCGACGCGTCAGCAGAAGCGTCTTGCGGCCCAGCGGTTGCAGCGGGTGGCGGTGGAGGGTCGAGTCCTGCGGCACGGCCAGAGGACTCGCTATCAACGGCACTCGCGACGGCGTTCCGTGCGGGCAGTTgctgcaaaataataaaaagatgAACGAGACGGATggacaataaatatttatgccgCAGCTGACCATAAAAGAAATCAATTAGGCATAAAAAGCAAGCCCCAGAGCAACCTCAGGCCGTAAAAAggaaatagctgtccaatcaAAAAGGCATAAAACTGTCGGTATACGTGTGCGGCGCACCAGGCGTATGCGCTATATTTGCAAAACTACCTTTTTGGGccagtaaaaataaaagactcCCTCGTCCCTGTGTCCTGTTTTGAAGtgataaaataattactaaatATAAGCTcccaaaatatttggtttatgataaagtaaatacataagattattgcttaaattgtattcaaattttgtttaaagcatcttaaaaatcttaatttaaaagaataacATTCTTTAGGGTTAACAATCTTCTTCTAGTTATATTCAATGCTTTAAGAACTCATGAGagatatttgcatttattaaaatagaaatACTATAAGATACTATTCTAATtactgaattttaatttaaataaatgttacaGTAACCTTGAAAGATTTCTTCAATATAGAAAATGCATTATTTTCAATAGAGATACTTGCCTAGTTTCAACTCTTTAGCATTTTACTTAATTTCGTAAgaagttattttatattttttaactacaGAAGATAAgataataatttattcaattaattgtaatttaaatttgaatattggAATATTGAATATCCTTGAGAAATTCCTTCAATATAGACAATGCATATATTCGAATAGTGTAGTTTCAACTCTTCTCTAATTTAGAAATacttcaataaaaaaaaatccttagGTTCCAAAATAGATACTTGTTTATTGCACTTAATATGATTTCAGTAAAGAAGAAAACTTATTCTTAGACcaaagtattaaatatttcttaaataaaatactttttaatagaatttaaagCCAGGATTAAGGTCTCGAAATCACTGCAATTCCAAATTTCAAGAGCTAAATCGAGACTACTTTGATTGACAATCCAAATGCCTCTTCAACTGCCACAAACGAGGGTCTCCTCAACCTGCAACTGTCCCTCGGGAAAACTCCTTGGAGGTCAGGCACTCCGGTTGCCAGGCGTTCACTCTGTCAAACCAATTTGGCGAACATTTATTGAACTTGCCAACCAACCAACAGCCTCTCGGCTAGACAAACACTTGCTCGAGATGCACTTGCAGAGCGATTGGCCGAACAAGTGCCAGAAAACtactactgctactgctaccGATTTTGGCAGCGATCAATATGGACAACATCACGTGTGCACATATGTTTGCCTAAGACAAGACGGATGAAAGGGCAAACCGGAGCAGTGGGCTGCGATTAATTGACCCGATTCATTGCGAGCGAGTGCCCAGCTCGGCTTACAATTAATTACAGACAGACAGGGCTGTAACTGAAACCGAGAAGGGTATATATGGGGTatggtatatatataatatattcgcGTTTATATATCTGCCACAGGAAACCCCGCGACGCGTGCCCAGGTTCACTGTCAAAATTAATTACCAGATGCTGTGCTGCTAccgctactgctactgctactactttttattaaataaaatgctcaAAATGTGCGCTCAAAAAGGCGAAGGAAACCATCATCAGAAGCGGAGCACTCTTCACTCTGGCAGAAAATGACGGGCCAAAGGGGGGGCTTTCAGCCACCGCAGGGGGGGGAGGGGGGTAGTGGGAATCCGCAAGGCTGTTCAAGGGAAAACTGGGTGGGTGGCTGGTTGGTTGGGTGGCTGGTTGGTTGGGTGGCTGGAAGGGCAAATGGCTGCTGTGTGCATCATGCAGATTCTGAAGTGTTGATTTAAAGTGTTGCTGGAAGGCAGAAAGTTTGTTttggtaattaaattaacagcTTTCCCCCCAGCATTTGGCTCTCGATTTTGGTAGGCAGCAAACCAAG
Coding sequences within it:
- the LOC128256524 gene encoding uncharacterized protein LOC128256524; the encoded protein is MEAAEGQGLVIKMAQKNKETQTVKLVAGGGLANNWFAPAAFGAPGGAPFGAHPMAHPPSIPHHALSCQFYMDREEQLYRRACQMKGIRVERLNEIHDEEEGDSNGSEEEPSKGIRYRYTLDEMKSYNPYRFIQF
- the LOC128256523 gene encoding transient-receptor-potential-like protein codes for the protein MGRKKKLPAGVSSGGNDSSAPKSVGGCCVPLGLPQPLLLEEKKFLLAVERGDMPNVRRILQKALRHQHININCMDPLGRRALTLAIDNENLEMVELLVVMGVETKDALLHAINAEFVEAVELLLEHEELIYKEGEQYSWQKVDINTAMFAPDITPLMLAAHKNNFEILRILLDRGAAVPVPHDIRCGCEECVRLTTEDSLRHSLSRVNIYRALCSPSLICLTSNDPILTAFQLSWELRNLALTEQECKSEYMDLRRQCQKFAVDLLDQTRTSNELAIILNYDPQMSSYEPGDRMSLTRLVQAISYKQKKFVAHSNIQQLLSSIWYDGLPGFRRKSIVDKVICIGQVAVLFPLYCLIYMCAPNCRTGQLMRKPFMKFLIHASSYLFFLFILILVSQRADDDFVRILGTARMKKELAEQELRQRGQAPSKLELIVVLYVVGFVWEEVQEIFAVGMKSYLRNMWNFIDFLRNSLYVSVMCLRAFAYIQQTTEIARDPQMAYIPREKWHDFDPQLIAEGLFAAANVFSALKLVHLFSINPHLGPLQISLGRMVIDIVKFFFIYTLVLFAFACGLNQLLWYFAALEKSKCYVLPGGEADWGSHGDSCMKWRRFGNLFESSQSLFWASFGMVGLDDFELSGIKSYTRFWGLLMFGSYSVINVIVLLNLLIAMMSNSYAMIDEHSDTEWKFARTKLWMSYFEDSATLPPPFNVLPSVKWLIRVFRKSSKTIDRQRSKKRQEQEQFSKYDNIMRSLVWRYVAAMHRKFEDNPVSEDDINEVKSDINTMRYEMLEIFENSGMDVSSANKKERQRRPRRIKVWERRLMKGFQVAPMQSSCELDAFANVNGQGEMREVKVEAMPSKPDKETARERFQRVARTVLLQSTAHKWNMVLRAAQDSQIGRCTKNERQSLHNLGRAIEEAKRLIMLNPGCSSGRESPIRIEFEDEKTSTLLELLNQISAEISDSERPKVKPVWRPPLKSVPARAMAANNVRSLTAPELKIGRKSSLALTPVGTPGHSALRSRELQLCPSKLITAPPKKSAPSAPVAAPASTFKGSTQKPFIRSSDGVPTGSSNFDIHVVDLDEKRGDNVSDISSIASTSPQRLKHPN